The Cryptomeria japonica chromosome 9, Sugi_1.0, whole genome shotgun sequence DNA segment ttgtttttttaaattgtaaagaatcaagtgcactacgataatatataaaatttttaaaatttggatacatatatcaaaagttattcaaaaaatagtGCACCTatatctgtgagaactatggagacacctgtaaaagaaattcaataataatatgttattgttgttcaaattgaaaaaaaaatatatggttagaaagctcggaagatgggtgaaaatatggtggcacttttagaaatacccactttatgaagtgtaaacctgatgatgacaaagtcgataaaccatgttgataaaataaaacatgtcaaaaatgagagaaatggagggaaatcaaacttccaatccatagctttgtcatccaggcctatttccaagcctaaaaagtcaaaagcgtgtacggggtacttatggtttaaaaaacgtgtacggggtatttatagtgtaagaagcgcgtacgcgtgtgtttcccattaaacagtgcatacgcgctattgtataatattatattctatgtataatatgtgtatattcataaaatatatgtaatatataatatgtgtataatatgacattgtatatataatatgtttatatgcatataatatattaaacatatatatacacgagttagtgcaggatcaaggggggccaaaaagtggcgatgtgaaaaaaatagccttcctcactcgcctaaaaacgcgaaaatctgtgttgactttttgcttggcctaggtgtcagtacaccttggcctggtaattacctatgcaaatcggatatcggataaaatcggatatccgattttgatttgtaattttaatttaaaatatatattatatgttatgtattatattatatataatataatattatattatattatataatataatattaaattatattatatattatataatattgtattatattatatattataatataatataatattatattatattatattataatatatataatataatacaatacgtattatataatataataatatattatataatatattattatattatataatatattatataatatattattatattatataatatattattatattatatatgttatttaaaaataatttaattgttgaaatcggatatccgattttctaagaCTTTTATATTTAGATAGCGACAGtcctgtgagtcatttttaactcacgggttgcGCGAATTTGTCAAAATCCAATATTCGCTCCATTcgatatccggttttttgacaaaaaattgctaaaaaattgatttagaggtaagaattttgtcattttgaatcattttcattcattttttgtattttttgtgaatgtttatttgatttttcattgaaaatatggttttttttcatgaaaactaggttttttttaaatcaaatacctaattgtttaaatttgttaactaaatttaattgtttacattcaattaggttaaaaatgggagataacaatgaaaacactgaccagccacaactgcaacaaccaaaccctcatttggcaaaccccccctcaattcaagatttgattgcacaaaatttgaatgaattgagggggattgcagaagtatatcgtaggatccctcgtctaaacccattgtttgatcctctcacgtcgatcgtaaaaagtatggaaaccatgactgaggagcacgatgccccccttttgtggtgagattctatgaaggagaaatatgcagatggcttgtcatataaggatatcaaggatcttgagatatccaaagccgaaatcgcctcattgtttgtcaatccccgagcctgtagatcccaaaaaagcaaaactttctatcaaatggtgcacaaatgatgggattgtgaaaaacttttgggatcgttggtggatggttttcgataaaccacccaacaacaatcttgatatccccttctatgtcataaaaaaaattgtatgctgagtttgttttacagaaacatgtgaactactttgacatccaacctttccagggtgtaggtttagttatgccccaaaatagacctggggcagtcagagtagtccagggcccatatgtcccccctcctcctattgatcccccacctgcagttcagcatcctgatatcatttgtgaggcagcttcacggaccatatcggctattcactctttgagtagccttttggtttctcaggctgcatcagtagctcagcctacttttgatggtagcggtgcatcgggtggtgctgacttgtcatcctcagctccacacatatgcgtgccacatagttgtgtcatgtgtgggcatgtatgcttagGTCaagttggacagcccgttgatcctaCTGTGGACGgtgcagattacgaggtgcatgagatgcatgatgcaccagaggttattacatagactagaggataccctggggagtcctcacatgctagaggcgaggaggcaccgtcatcatacattgatgatgtattggtaagatttgtgttttcacagttcatgttatattttaattaaatatttataaattagataatattaagtactaatttttatttacatggtctatttaacagttgatgaccaaggatgagttgagacagattcaggagggcaccttgtcagccatttcatttggcctcgatagcttggcggtacatatattattgcacctagtcgtttgtattttattgtacatacatgctcatcatttatatttgtattaattagattatgtagtaacttgcatgtatatcttattttactcttgtagggcacaagaagCATGAGTGCgatgcagtgtgatctaggatctggtagtgcaattggagacaagggaaaggtaattgaatgcaaatatgattgaatgaatagtttaaataacttatagtaattatacatgtctagacatagattgatagtttcatatacttgttgtgtatatatacaaagaatccttggcttcacatccttgatgactacacccagtatacctgaagaagaagaagagatgcctcgagtacatgtgtgtttattttattttttgattagtagatataatttgttattatcagtgacaattatatgctaacttgtatcaatgtcatgtttctaaacttatgtaggttgtttatgaaaatattcaaaacatacttcCTCTACTGAAGaaatacatcaagagtcctgcaaagctgaagagaaagcgtggagatgaggtaaacatgaatagttccattaaatagttcatttttatgttaacttttcgaatctgaattatataatataactaatattaatcgtggtttgtttttcttgtgcaggatccttcagagccgagcagtgcggtgaagagggttgattttgatgatccatcagcaacttaggatgttatagatagttttgggatgcttacatgtctagttggcatgtatattttgtatatggacatacattcacgtatttagacatatatTTTGTTTTAGTTGGTGTATattccatatttgtgtatggacatacatttgtaatcattcgacatttttatatatacagaagttgatattcgatcatataaatttttGCTCatttgtgtgtggtgttatcatggaaatatttaatcttcattccaataattaacaatggttaataatggctatttaatgaacaatacaattcatttcatttcatcataagtgttgtttttataatgaacaatataattcatttaatgagaaatacaatacaatttatttaatgaacaatacaattcatttaatcaacaatacaataaaatttattcaatgaataatacaattcataaacaatacaattcatttaatgaaaaataccctacgcatgctcctgttttgcccccccactcgatcgaacgctcgaagtcataccctaccggcatcgtcccttgagcgccctaagtgctcaaaattgtcaaactttgacgggccctaactcagaatttgtggcacctgcgaacgatctgtttgaacctataggtccacgagaggggtctctacaaaagcctatcttgattTTTCATGTTTCcgtatggttttattagggcagcaatttttcggttggcaaaaaatcgtcaggctcactcaatggaatgttgtcgcgtggccaatttctcgatcagctcatcgcgatgatgaaccgtcagctccaacatgtccagttaggcataattaccctatgcatgctcctgtttTCCCCCCCACTCCATCGAACGCTCgcggtcataccctaccggtgtcgtcccttgagcgccctaagtgctcaaaattgtcaaactttgatgggccctaactcggaatctgtggcacctgcaaatgatccgtttgaacctatggggccatgagagaggtccctacaaaagcctatctcagtatttcaagtttccctatggttttattagggcagcaattttttggttggcgaaaaaatcgttagtctccctcaatggaatgttgtcgcctagtcgatttctcgttcagctcgtcgcgatgatgaaccgtaggctctgacatgtccagttaggcataattaccctacgcatgctccttttttggccccccactcgatcgaacgctcggggtcataccctaccggcgtcgtcccttgagcgccctacgtgctcaaaattgtcaaactttgatgggccttaactcagaatctgtggcacttgcgaatgatccatttgaacctacagggccatgagaggtgTCCCTACAAAATCATATATCattatttcaagttgccctacggttttattagggcagcaatttttcggttggcgaaaaaatcgtcagtctcactcaatggaatgttgtcgcctagtcgatttctcattcaactcgtcgcgatgatgaaccgtcggctctgacatgtccagttaggaataattaccctacacatgctcctatttttccccccccactcgatcgaacgctcggggtcataccctaccggcgtcgtcccttgagcgccttaagtgctcaaaattgtcaaactttgactggccctaactcagaatctgtggcacctgtgaatgatccatttgaacctatggggccatgagaggggtccctacaaaagcctatctcagtatttcaatttgccctacagatttattagggcagcaatttttcggttggcaaaaaaatcgttagtctcactcaatggaatgttgttgcctggtcgatttctcgttcagctcatcgcgatgatgaaccatcaactccgacatgtccagttaggcataattaccgtatgcatgctcctgtttttcccccccacttgatcgaacgctcagggtcataccctaccggcgtcgtcccttgagtgccctaagtgctcaaaattgtaaaactttgacgagccctaactcagaatctgtggcacctgcaaacgatccgtttgaacctacggggccacaagtggggtccctacaaaagcctatctcagtatttcaattttccctatggttttattagggtagcaatttttcggttagcgaaaaaatcgtcaatctcactcaatggaatgttgtcgcctcatcgatttctcgttcagctcgtcccGATGATGAACCGTCTATtccaacatgtccatttaggcataattaccctacgcatactcctattttggccccccacttgatcgaacgctcggggtcataccctaccggcgtcgtcccttgagcaccctaagtgctcaaaattgtcaaactttgacaggccctaactcggaatctgtggcacctacgaatgatctgtttTAACCTACGGGGCCAAGAGAGGGGTCcgtacaaaagcctatcttggtatttcaagttgccctacggttttattagggcagcaattttttggttggcgaaaaaattgttagtctcactcaatggaatgttgtcgcctggtagATTTCTCGATCAGCTCGTCAcaatgacgaaccgtcggctccgacatgtccagttaggcataattaccctacgcatgctcctactTTGCCCCCCCCCTACTCGATccgatgctcggggtcataccctatgcatgtgacatccatgaagggatatgaagggatattttgtaaacaatcagaaacctttgatgataatcaagttgaagccttgagatttatgcaatatggttcaagtccaaaactgtaccctaaGAGCATtctgattttacttatgtcttgtgtattataataaagaccaatttgccaatgtgacatcttcatatgagagaaaagcttcattttatctcaatacagttgtacctgtttcattattagaaaaaataaatatacaaagatctgttactagtatcctctagattatggatttcaattgatgttctcaattagttattatctgttcagcttttcttaataaggcacaaccatctagtggttatcatatgaggacaaccatccatgactttcaaatccccaaattccctctctccccctctatctatctctatccctctcacCCCCtcttctgtctctctctctctctccctctacctactctctctctatatttatctttctCTCTACCTCCCTTTGTCTCTCTATTTATttgtctatctcttcctctattgctctatctttatctctacgACTATCTTCCTCTATCCCCCTATGTCTCATTTTCTCTCCCCTTCTACttatctctttctctttctcccctgattccctctccccctcttctcttcctctctctctttccctcctctACCTACTCTCTATATCTATTTTTCCCTCTACCTCTTTTGATCTATCTTTATATTTACTATTATCTTACCCTATCcctctctagacatgtctccctccCCATATTCATCCATCTTTATCCCTTCCTTTCTCCCTTTCCCTCTTCCTATACCTCTACATCTATATTTAATTGTGTCTCTATCTCTCTTTGtatttattcttccatctctccctttatctctatctcattattgcttcatctctctctacctctatatatctccccctctctctatatcacttcttatctctacccccctctctccctcttgaTGTACCTCTTTAGTTGCTATTTTTTCCTCaattctctctctttatctctgcCTCTCCTTCTCTCTATACCCATCTACTTCAtccccatctccatctctatctctgtctctatctttctctctatctctataaCCTTAAGCCCCTCTCTCCCAGTCTTCCCCCCTCTATTTGTCCCTCTTTATATCCCccacccccttctctctctctctctctcttcctattgcAAACATAATATGATTCTTTTAGTAGTGAATCTTGATTATCTTTCTTATTTAGAGGTTTTTTAATTCGTGTTTAGATCCATGTAagtagatgcatagttgatttgaagttaTCACTTTTCTATTAAGACCTTTGTtgaacaaacaacatcattttataAATGGCCTAGGCCCTATCAATTAACCTCATGTACTAtgtacaaatgtatgcaaaaaatagaacaaatttttccctaattgaccttccatgCCTACTTGGCATACCCATTGCAAACCAAGGTGCAATAGCTAGTTTAAATATATCAATATTAATATCGATGGTTGAATtaattttcaatatacatttttaGATATTTATTCTTATGAATGGTTGTTTTTAGTATTTCttagtatattataatattaagTTATTCAGTTGATTTACATTATATTGTATTCTTTAAGCCTATATATTATAATAGAAAACCACAATCTATACCACTCAAAAATAACAAGAATAAAAATTGTtactataaaaaaattcaaaaataatagattaatatataatattataatttccaTATTCTCCTAGAAGAAATTGTATACAATAATAAGACTGATTGGTGTATCATAGAGTGTCTAGTACTCTTTGTCTTATGTCACattctaattatttttaatatgCAAAAAAATGGTGTCACAATGATTCTCATTACTTATTACATGTGTGCAAAATCGACGGTGTGAAACGCTAGACTAACACgtatgttagtcaatccgtactgtcgttttggacccagaatagacgcgtcctagATTTATAGGCAGTCAACATAATTTGGAAAGACTAGGAAACGAAGAAAGCAGCAACTGCCATTCTGCGGAAAAAATATTTCGACGAAACTTTCTTAACGGACTTTCAAAAAACGCGAAAACAAACCAAAGTCAAGTCTTAGAAACAATCAGTCCAAGTTGACATCCTGCCGGCTGTGCAATACAGATTACATTACAAAGAAGTTCCATTTCCTAAACCATTATATAAGCACAAGCCACTGCTTTGCAAACACAGATAAATCGATTGATCTTCTTGAgcatatatatattattttcaaGAGAACTACAGAATCAGTAGTGGAGTACGAAGAGAAAGAATGGGGCAATCTGATAGCAAGGTGAAGTCTATCGAGGAAGGAAAGAGAGAATCTGCTACATCTTCTTCAACCGAGACAACAACTACCAAGGTCGTTAATACCACATTATCTTCTGCATCAAACATTACAAAGATATTGCCCACTGGAATATTGTTTGTATTTCAGGCTCTCTCAAACCTTCTTTCCGACAATGGAGACTGCAAAACATCCAACAAGGTTCTTGTTTCAATAGCTGTGGGTATTCTTGGGATTGCGTGTTTTATTTTGTCATTGGTAGACACCTTCACTGATTCTTCCACTGGCAAAGTTCACTATGGGATTGCTACTTTAAATGGTTTAGCCACTGGTAGTAAAGTGAAGCCTTCTAATGAATCAAATTATAAGATCACGCTCAAGGATTTGTTCCATGCAACTTTGGCTGTTGTGGTGTTTGCTGTGATGGCCCTCACAGACCAAAACATTGTGCAGTGTTTGTATCCCTCTGCTGAAAGCAATATAAGGAAGATGTATAAGGCTATCCCTATTGTTGTGAGTGCAGTGAGTAGTGCTATATTAGTTTTGTTTCCTTGCAAACGCCAAGGAATTAGCAGTCCCGTTAGCACTACAACTACTACAACAACATGAGGTTAAGAAACCATCGTTATAAGGAATAGAGGTTAGAGTATATAGGCTGTTCCGTTCGCACTGTGAAATTTACCAGAAAATTTCTGAACCCCTGAACTACTTCATTCATATGTTGTAACTTGTCTTTACCTTGATTTCTGTATGTTTCAGGCAAGGTTCACTTTCAAACCACCTCATTagatttattcttttgtattgatACTATAAAATAAGGACCACCATCTAAGATGAGCCATGTTCTCcagtttaaaaattatcaattctcAACGCCTGCTTTCTTGTTCgttgttttaaatcattttggGCCTTCTTAAAAGCAAGCtttgtttaatatttttatttaatatattattttaagtaTTTAATCAAACTATGTTAACAGTTCCTGTAATTGATTAGTTTAGAAATATGGATTTTATTATATGATTTAGCTATTAGATTCATTTTATATTAGTCTAAATGTACATTCTTTCCGTCGTAATATGATTTATGTGATCAATATATGAAATCGAACTATATTAAATAATGTTTTATAATGGATATAATTGAAAGAGGGGGTAAAAGATTTTCATATATTAATCTTTGAAAGAacagatatatataagaaaggagTAGGCAACAATATTAAGTAAAACAATTTTTGTTTGACTGCAACTATATAAAATGTGACCAATCATTTCTAAATTCAATGGGAATGGAATAAGAACCATTTCGTTTCTTCCTGGCCGATAGCAAATGCATTAGACAATTACAACACGGATGCCAAGAACCTCATTAACCATACAA contains these protein-coding regions:
- the LOC131056734 gene encoding protein DMP3-like, whose translation is MGQSDSKVKSIEEGKRESATSSSTETTTTKVVNTTLSSASNITKILPTGILFVFQALSNLLSDNGDCKTSNKVLVSIAVGILGIACFILSLVDTFTDSSTGKVHYGIATLNGLATGSKVKPSNESNYKITLKDLFHATLAVVVFAVMALTDQNIVQCLYPSAESNIRKMYKAIPIVVSAVSSAILVLFPCKRQGISSPVSTTTTTTT